The following nucleotide sequence is from Acyrthosiphon pisum isolate AL4f chromosome A2, pea_aphid_22Mar2018_4r6ur, whole genome shotgun sequence.
ggtGCCAAAGAAGCTACCATAGATGACATGGTAGGACCATTACCAAAGCCTAATGTCACTTTAACGCAAAGAGAGTATGGTCACGCTCTATTGCCCGGTGAAGGTGCAGCTATGGCAGCTTATGTACAAGATGGTAAACGTATTCCTCGGCGTGGTGAAATTGGTTTGACATGTGATGAAATATCATCTTACGAGTCAGTCGGATATGTGATGAGTGGAAGTCGGCATAGACGCATGGAAGCTGTGCGTATTCgtaaagaaaatcaaatttattctgCTGATGAAAAACGTGCATTGGCTATGTTCAGTAAAGAAGAACGACAAAAGAgagaaaataaaattcttactCAGTTTAGGGATATGGTGAAAAGCAAAACctcgaata
It contains:
- the LOC100165494 gene encoding uncharacterized protein LOC100165494 (The RefSeq protein has 1 substitution compared to this genomic sequence); its protein translation is MSNNSNNYNDRRRKERENIGLVGVPEIWEKSPPQPVNNLDTDDENTLNQNNLAIAPIKSHKKRKKQKDKSKKSKKSKKVKKHKESHKKKKKRKVSSDSSSDSSSEGEGDEWIEKKGAKEATIDDMVGPLPKPNVTLTQREYGHALLPGEGAAMAAYVQDGKRIPRRGEIGLTCDEISSYESVGYVMSGSRHRRMEAVRIRKENQIYSADEKRALAMFSKEERQKRENKIFTQFRDMVKSKTSNK